Within the Miscanthus floridulus cultivar M001 chromosome 17, ASM1932011v1, whole genome shotgun sequence genome, the region TGGTCCTCTCGTGAAAGATGCGGGGAGCGAATTGGGGATTCAGGGAAGAGAGGCCGGGCGAATCGAGTTACCGTGTCCTCTCGTGATATATGAGACACGGACGGCCGAGATTGCTTAGGATCAAGCAGGTGGTATGAGTGACAGTGAACGTACGAAGTGACGAATTTTGTCGGCGCAATCATCGTATCTTATGGCAATTGTTAGCAATTACACTTCTCTAGACATTGAGGCGAGTTAATGACGATGGATAGTAAGCTAATAAATAGAGAGGCAACCCAAACAATTTGTTAAGACACACATTACACATAATCTTTAATTCAATACATAGATTGATGAACACTAAGATCATTTCATGCTCCTAGATTGCAAATAAATTAAACTAATTAGAATCCTCACAGTCGGAGGATCCCTGTGCCTCTTTGCTAGAGGcacatcgtcatcctcctccacctcctccacctcctcctcctcgtccctcACCACCTTACCATAGAACTACTTGTTATCTGTCATCTAGGGAGAACTAGGTGGACTGTCTTCGCTTGAGCTTGCCTCACCGTCACTCTCCCATAGTTCTGATCTTTGATCCTTCCTCACTTGAGTCATTGTCGGGCAGCTTGAAACCTTTCATGGTTCGAGTGGAATTTTGCTTTGGTGTATACGAATTTGGAGCAGAAAAGGAGAGTGCAGGTTTGCATAGGGTAGATCGCGTCTATTTGTACACAAATTGTGAGCGCCTCTTCGGTTCCCAGTGTCTATGAGGATGAATGTTCGTGACACTCCATGGGCACAAAGTTTTGAGTGTGTGTGACTGAATAGTCGTGCTGCCTCACAAATGCCAATGACGAGCAATCAAACAAgagtgtgaaagctctagtttgattttggttaattgatgtaaccctaagtgctaacctagcttatcaaagtgattatgagataggtagcactactccaagtgatgaagcaatggcgaagatcatgacaatggtgatggcatggtgatgataaaatgcttgaacttgaaaagaagaaagagaaaaacaaaaggctcaaggcaaaggtataaatagtaggagccattttgtttcggtgatcaagacacttagtgagtgtgatcacatttaggttagatagtcgtactattaagaggggtgaaactcgtattgaaatgcggttatcaaaatgtcattagatgctctaactcattgcatatgcattttggatctagtggagtgctaacacccttgaaaatgcttgtgaaaatatgctaacacatgtgcacaaggtgatacacttggtggttggcacatttgagcaagggttagaaacttcaccggtgccctatacagaaaagacaggggttcacagagtgaccggacgctggtggagcagtgaccggacgctgggttcagagtccgatcagtagcagcagtgagcacgcgtctcagtcttgtgaccggacactggcgcgaagagtgaccagacgctggctgggtgcatccggtcaatgctgacgtacgctgacgtgtggtgcaaagtggagacattgagtgaccggacgctgggtgagtccggtcaagcatgattgGACGCATCCAGTCGTGCTTTTGtgcgaatggaaccttactggaaacgactggacattgaggtccagcgtccagtcacctcgcagcagcgcgtccggtcatcacttaaccgttgggattgggcgctcagtatttgaagagaggggacatgtggcgtgtatcgcacgaccggacgctggggtccggCGTCTAGCCAAtctgaccgaagcatccggtcggcccgtgttcagtgcagtgagtagcccaacggctctatttcgtggaggcttctatttaagccccatgatcggctcaagctcactctcttggccatttgcattgacatagcaaccttatgagcttagccaaagccctcccactcatctccttcattgtttcatcatcattgtgagattgggagagaatccaagtgcattgcttgagtgattacatctagtggcacttggcattcgtgttttgtTGTGGGattcatttgttactcttggtggttgccgccacctagatggcttggagcagcgaggatcgttgagcggaggttggtgattgtctccagctccgatcgtggtgattgtgaggggtcttgtgccttccccggcagagagccgaaaggtaactctagtggattgctcatgtcattgagttacctcacttgtgggtaggttcttgtggtgtccaattgtgtggacgaggttcgtgcaacacctcttagccgccgaaccaccaagtgttggtcgacacaacggggactagcgtgccggcaagcacgtgaacctcggaagaaaaattggttgtctcttaccctttggtattctcccggtgattgatttagtattcatcttgtgattagttcactcctctacacggcgatataatcaccctactcactcatttatattcttgcaaaccagttgtggcaagctctttagtgtaattagaattgagagcttgctttgttattttaagttcatatagtggagctctttagagtagcaagattgagagctcttagtgagtagtaacattgcaagttgtgtgcctagtaatcattgcaactagaattgttgaataggtggcttgcaacccttgtagagctagagcaagcttgcatttcgctatttgtcatactaatcaaattgctctagttgatttgtagatttttaaataggctattcatccccccccctctaaccatattaggacctttcagagtgTCTTTCCCAGGCCGGCCCAAAAGCCCCCCATAATGGCCATAAATAGTGTCCATAGGTCAGCCCTATTTCCACCACCGTTTCATCCTACCATTCAGTGGTAAAAACAATGTTCATTGTCAGGATTAGGACAACAAATTTTCATTCAATGGTGAAATAGTATTCTTTTTGCAGATGGTTCAAAACGAAGTGGTGCACATGTCATTTTGGCTGGTGGTGTACCCTACTTTCGACATTGGCTCGGCGCATGGTCGATAGTGAAATTGACCCCAATTATCAATGCTGGATCTTACGATGACCTGACGATGAAAACACTTTTCACTGTTGGTTGAATTGGGCACTCCCTCTACCCCCTGGGCTCTCGAACTGGTGGTGAAACATTTTCATCGCTGGTTCTGGGAAAAGAACGGTGATAAGTGTGCAGCGGTGCCCATTTCTATAGTAGTGTAGCAGGGTGAACTAGTCGTCCAGCTGTGAATCCAATAAAGGTGGATTTAGGGCAGGAGAGGGCTAGAGTAGGGACATCGGAGCGGTGAGCGAAGCTCTTGGCAATGGCGGTAATGGCAAAAATGTGGCCTGTTGGAGCGGCGGGGAGGCATGTGGAGCATCGGGGTGGAAGCGGTGAGCACGCATTGCCCTATGCTGCTTTGTAGAGCCATAGAGCGAGAAGAACGATCGGGGTGGAGCTTGGCTTCAACATCGTTAATGGTGCTAGTAGCGGCCATTGCGGTTTAAATGCCATTACGAGCGTGATTGAAGGAGGGAGATTGAAGAGTGGCATTAGTGGAGTGTGTTGGTGTGGTTGGATTGATGCGGGGTTGAAGGAAGGGGCGTTTGATTGTGAGCTCGGGTGCAACAATGGTggagaagagaggaagaagggATAGATTGGAGGTAGGAGATGATAGGCTGGCCCACCTATCGgtcagagagggagaggatccgaGTTGCTACTAGATGTGGGCTGATGACCTAGGTGGGGAGGAAGGACGACCCTAGAGGGAAAGAATGGGCTCGCCAGTTTTGGCCCGCGTACGAAGGGGCCTGGtttgaaatgaaaaagaaaaaaaagtggaTTTGGCCCATGACATTTTTGACCTTTTACAAAATAGTTTTCAAACATATTTTCAAATCTTTTTAAAACATGTACAAAACATTAAAACTATGTTTTGAAAATTCTTTTAAAGATCATTTGAAAGTACTTTTAGAAAAATGTTTTTAAACTATGTTATTCTTAATTATAGTTTCAGAATTATTTTGAACCCAAACTTGAAAACCAAAATAAACTATTTTTGACACCTTTCAAATTTATAAGTTTTTTTATATAGAACAATCACCATCAAGAAGGAGATCACTGAGCCTCAAGAAGCACCAAACCATCAAGATGATATCAATCACCGAGAGTAACAAGTTTTAACTTCCACTTGACCAAGAACCAACCAAAGATGCTCAAATGATACACACTCTTGCTACTCTCTAGCACCAATGGCTACTATTATCCTCACATTTGGTCCATATATATTCTGCCATATCTGATCGATGCACCACGACGTAGGGAGAAAGTAAAATATGCTTTTAAGGGCACATGCTCTTTGTTGTGTACATGGTATGTGAATGGAGATACATGCATAGCAGGAGAGAAATAATGATGTGCGCATACTCCATACGCATCCAATATATAGTCCACAACAAGAGAGATGTGCGCCCTTGAAGGAGGAAAAAACAATAGAGCCACGGTTAGCCCTTGGATCTCCGGCACGAGTGAGTTGACCACTCACCGCCGTTGCCGACCACGCACTGTCGttgtcgaccacacactatggctagaggtagaagaagggagggagaacatagcgcacacacacacagcacaagcaccaacaTTGGCCAGAGCTCtatagaggagatggcaaactaaactcgctctctttactgagttgcagtggcaaactatatatacaactctacctatCTAATCCTAGTATACAGACACGTTAGACtgacatgctgctacagtgactaaatGTGACAGCAGGTATGACTTTGGCgcatgcccctgctgtggctacagtgcgtcAGGAGAGCCATTAGGTGCCTACCCCTACAGCTGCTACAGTGCAACAGTAGAGAGCCCTTTTCGGCACCACCTATCCTTGTTGTGCGTTCACATAAGGGGAGCAGCAGATTTCTtgacaattcttcccctaatcctgctgttAACCCTTTGAACCCCCTCCATGCTGATCATTTTCTTCAGCTCCATGAGCCAAAGATGGCCGAGcgacttggtgaggacgtccgtaagttgccgaccagtttcgacgaactcgatgacaatCTGGCCTCCATCGATACAGTCCCTGAGAAAGTGGAaattgacgtcgatgtgcttgctttgatcgtggagaaccagattcttcacgagggcgatggcgggctggctgtccaccatcagtgctggtgggtgagcttccacatcgATCAGCTCGCCTAGCAGCTGACGCAGTCATATAGCTTGGCACGCCGTTGTGGCTGCCGCCACATACTCTGCATCACACgtggatagcgccaccaccttctatttcagcgacagccatgagattggagctgacccgaggaagacgagcacgccagaagTGCTTCGCCGTCCGTCAAAGtctcccgccatgtctgcatcactgaacacagtgagctatagCCTACTTTTGCTGGTCTTGGGGAAGAcaatcccctgatccaccgtccccttgacgtagcgcaacagccgcttcaccgcagcccagtgatcctctcgaggATCCTCTATGAAGCGGCTAACGTAGCCCAtagcgaacgcaatgtccggcctcatgtggactaggtagtgtagaccgccgacgatgctctggtaaagtattgcatctaccttcgccgtaGTACTGGCCTTCATTagctttagccgctcctccatcgaagtCACGCACGACTTGCACTCAACTATGCCGCTCCGCTTCAATAGCTTCGAGGCGTAcgtgctctgaccgagcatgagtgcCTCCTTCCCCTGTATTACcttgatgccgaggtagtaggagagcatgccgagatcgctcattcgaaaatgagccgccatcttgTGCTTGAAGCTATCGATATCCTCCCCACGCGCGCcgatgacgatcaagtcatccacatacatgctGACGACGAGCTCCTCTTTCCCCCATCGCCACATGTAGAGCACGTGCTTGGTTGTGCACtgtgtgaacccaagctcgcctagcgtggagccaagcttggcgttccacgctcgcggggcctgccgtagcccatagagcaccttacgtagttggagcaccctgtgctccgctcccttgacggcgaaacccgGAGGTTATCTAACGAAGACCGTCTCtgccagctcgccattgaggaaggccgattttatgtccaggtgatggaTGGGCCAGTCCTTCACTGCTACCAAAGCTAGCAGTAGTCGAATAGACTCCATGGACGCTatcggcgcaaagacttcctcgaagtcgatgccctcacgctggaAAAAGCCTCGAGCAACGAGGCGTGTCTTGTGCTTGACAAAAGTGCCGTGCTCAttccgcttgaccttgtacacccactttaggccgatCTAACCGCATCTTGGAGGTGGATCTacgagctcccaagtcttgttttcctcaatcgccttcatctcctctagcatcgcccgtcgccaatttgcatcgtgctcggccagcgcgaacatgggtggttcctctgcactaatGAGAAGCACCTCTAGGTCATTGAGTAGCCGACCCaccaggcctgagggccctgtgtTGCCGATGATGTCATTTAGCCTATGGAACCGCACTtcctcaccatcgtggaaggcatccacgaactcagtgatgtcgcttGGTGGTGAagcgaactcgatcggcgtcgatggagttccctgttctgtCGGAGGGGTTAGCACaacacctagagtgctcggcaccctagctacagtgcttggcactactcctagactactcgtcaccactcctagagtagtcggcaccactataggagtgctcggcaacagtcttggagtggtcggcaccattgCAAGACTTCTCGTCTCTGCTATGAGAGTGTTCGGCACCTGTCCtagagtggtcgacaccactgcaGGACCTCTCGACACCCCCCAtgagtgctcggctctattgctggagtggtcagcacctcctctccagcatctccatcaccgtggatgaccaagtgctcgacgacgaaggtgctggtgaagccgccagcttcccccgtgcctaGACTGTTCCAGTCCTAGgccaccttctcgtcgaacatgacgtcatgcgagacaagcaccttgcctctacgtgggtcgtagagccagtGCGCCTTGGTACCTTCtgtgtagcctaggaacaccatcggtctGCTCCTGTCTTCGAGCTTGCCGAGGTGAGACTTGGTGTTCCTCACATGGCCGATGTAGCCAAATGTCCTAAGAAAGGACACATTTGGCTTGCGTCCATGTCAAGCCTCGAACGatgtcttgcccttcagggcctttgtGGGCGCGcgattgaggatgaacaccgtcgtggacaccgcctcaccccagaaccttgctggcatgctcttggccttcatcatggatcgagccatgccgaccaccgtctggttccatcGCTCTACCATGAGATTCTGTTGTGGTGAGTACAGCGTGGTGTGGTGTcgtaccacaccctgatccacgtaGTACGTAGCAAACTCCACTGAAGTGAATTCGCTGCTCCGATCAGTCCGCAACAGGAGCAGCTTCTTGCTGCTCTTCGCCTCCATGCgagccttgaacttcttgatcaccgtcGTCACCTcatccttgctcgttaggagttgtagccacatatagcgactgcaatcatccacgagcaagaGGAAGTATcaccgaccaccatttgtggctggcatgattggcccacagagatcgccatggacgagctcgagagcatccACCACGctatacttggccgcctttgggaatggcagcctcctctgcatctcggccaggcagctgtcacacagctcgcctgcgtgctcaatgtgaggtagcccttgaaccatcttctccagccaacCAAGCACGTCGAAGTTGAGATGGCCAAACCAGGCATGCCATagccatggctcctcggtgtgTTGTGCTACCAGGCACACCGGCTACTCCACCTTCAAGTTGAGCAGGTACAGTCGGTTCTGTGACCTCTTCACCTTAGCAAGAAggcgctgctcccggtccctaatcctaaggacatcgtccttgatcagtacctcgcttccacgctcatccagctggccaatgctaatgatgcttgaacgtagctgcgggatgtaatatatatCCATTAGCGCGCGGTGCatgccgttctggcacctgaagatgatggtgttgcGCCCTCGGATAGccgcccttgagccatcaccaaacttcaccgtgtcGGTCACATCGTCCTCGAGCttggagaaggcttccttggagcccatcatgtggttgctgacgctagagtccaggtaccaccgctgctcttgCCCACAGCCCAcacatccgaggtggacttggacgCGCGGTTCGCGAGAtggacagccttcagagccttgtcaggcccttccaccgccatcccctcttccttctccttggcctcaacgtcgtgcagtgcatagaacgttgccatcaggagagtggcctcatcattaCCATTAGACTTCGTCAGATGAGTCTTAGCCTTCTTCTTCTGTTTGCGATttaggcactcctttgcccaatgaccTGTCTTCCCGCAGcgtcggcaggcgttggggtcaaccttcttcttcttctccgaagaagccttgccgcggcgcttgccatcgccaccgcagcTGGAAGAGGCTTCcccagagttcctccgagcagcccactcctcctctatcagcagcagCTTCCTGTTGTCCTTtgttgctgtggcctgctccatgcgttCATCCACCACCCGTAGACGGCCTGTcatatcctcaatggtgagggtggacaagtccagcatcatctCAATGGAAAGAGCGATATGGATGTACTTcatcggcacggagtggaggtacttggagaccgtctcttcttcgtcgatggtgacgtcatggctcctcagcttgctgatgattgtctgcaggcggagggagaagtcctccaccgattcaccatccttgaacttgaggttggcgtactcctgcttcagaagctgggccttTGCCTTCTTTGCACGgttggaaccgacgcgcatcaccgtaatggcctcccacgcctccttagcagagctctttacccccaacggctccctgtactccgctggtacagcagcgaggatagcctccaacgctgacatgtcttcttcgttgtcggtgcccttgtcaacagtattctagagccgtcgggttctgagcttgaccttcatggtcatcgACCACTCACCATAATTGGTGCGAGTCAACGTCAGCCAATATACATGCATAGCAGGAGAGAAATAACGATGTGCGAGTACTCCATACACATCCAATATATAGTCCACAACAAGAGAGATGTGCGTCCTTAAAGGAAGAAAAAACAATAGAGCCACTGTTAGCCTCTGGATCTCAGGCAGGGTGAGTTGACCACTCACCATCGTTGTCGACCACGCACtgtcgttgccgaccacacactatggctagaggtagaagaagggaaggagaacagagcacacacagcacaagcaccggCGTTGGCCGGAACTCTGCATAGGAGATGACAAACTAAACTCGCTCTCTTTGCTGAGTTG harbors:
- the LOC136518332 gene encoding uncharacterized mitochondrial protein AtMg00810-like, translated to MWRWGKEELVVSMYVDDLIVIGARGEDIDSFKHKMAAHFRMSDLGMLSYYLGIKVIQGKEALMLGQSTYASKLLKRSGIVECKSCVTSMEERLKLMKASTTAKVDAILYQSIVGGLHYLVHMRPDIAFAMGYVSRFIEDPREDHWAAVKRLLRYVKGTVDQGIVFPKTSKSRL